In one window of Branchiostoma floridae strain S238N-H82 chromosome 14, Bfl_VNyyK, whole genome shotgun sequence DNA:
- the LOC118430222 gene encoding transmembrane protein 45B-like produces MGDFIGHAVPGTILLLFGLWWSIKYSVRWASRVRGRETSSAAARCNCGPSRFLKRLPVEGLCKTILGTSGIFLEQHVGNWTLIDPVTSEFHMVGIWQHTTMDLFLVLNGFCDVVIALGAPVPRGIDHVSLSMAYAVEGLLFFYHVHGRTCVDVRLHMLLVLAAGLCAAASGLEAWKSDILLLPMLRTACTLQQGTWFWQIAFILYSPFPGHDWDLDSHENMMFVSMAFCWHLLGVLLFMCVVYTVVYHIYRAKEKQLGTDMELGLMQTHSDSDMDQ; encoded by the exons ATGGGGGATTTTATAGGCCATGCTGTTCCGGGCACCATTCTGCTATTGTTTGGCCTGTGGTGGTCCATCAAATACTCCGTCAGGTGGGCCAGTCGGGTAAGGGGCCGTGAGACGAGCTCAGCTGCAGCGCGCTGTAACTGTGGTCCAAGTCGTTTCCTGAAGAGGCTTCCTGTAGAAGGACTGTGCAAAACTATACTCGGAACATCAG GAATATTCTTGGAACAGCATGTCGGCAATTGGACGCTCATTGATCCCGTAACTTCAGAGTTCCACATGGTAGGTATCTGGCAACACACCACCATGGATCTGTTCCTCGTCCTGAACGGGTTCTGTGATGTTGTGATTGCACTGGGAGCGCCTGTGCCCAGAGGAATAGACCACGTCTCCCTGTCGATGGCGTATGCAGTAGAAGGACTGTTGTTCTTCTATCACGTGCACGGCCGTACTTGCGTGGACGTCCGTCTCCACATGCTGCTGGTGCTGGCTGCGGGTTTGTGTGCTGCTGCGAGTGGGCTGGAGGCCTGGAAGTCTGACATCTTACTACTGCCCATGTTGCGGACAGCATGTACTCTTCAACAGGGCACCTGGTTCTGGCAG atcgcTTTCATCTTATATTCCCCCTTTCCTGGCCACGATTGGGACCTGGACAGCCATGAGAACATGATGTTTGTCTCCATGGCGTTCTGTTGGCACTTGCTGGGTGTCCTGCTCTTCATGTGTGTTGTGTACACAGTAGTCTATCACATCTACCGAGCCAAGGAGAAACAGTTAGGTACCGACATGGAGCTGGGACTGATGCAGACACACTCGGACTCCGATATGGACCAATAA